Proteins from a single region of Chloroherpeton thalassium ATCC 35110:
- the uvrC gene encoding excinuclease ABC subunit UvrC, which translates to MNQESLEPNSAAGSPNENGETSEKKLSEALQFKLKNLPTSPGVYQFKDKDERVIYVGKAKNLRARVQSYFRNLSEHSGKTRLLVRRIMDLELILTGTEVEALILENNLIKQLKPRYNINLKDDKSYPYIVVTNEPFPRVFPTRNVRRDGSKYYGPYTETRQMRMLLDAISEIFQVRSCSLNMTDENIAARKFKVCLDYHIKKCLGPCEALQSREDYDAMIDEVKKLLRGKTKDIVRSLESRMKNYAKELKFEYAAEIKRQLEALERYSARQKVLTTDEIDRDIFAVAREGDDACGTVFKVRDGKLLGSQHFYFSNVEDEPMANLVGRLLEKYYLETTDILPNEIFTAEQPSNQDAIEALLQKRMSEIGEQKKVHFVIPQIGDKAKLVDMCAANAKHLLSEYQLQKQKRGEAKAIPHAVRSLERDLRLAKPPRRIECFDNSNFQGTDPVASMICFVDGKPKKSDYRRFKIKTVEGANDFASMAEIIERRYTGSLAESLPMPDLIVVDGGKGQLSSAYAVLQKSGVGVPVIGLAKRLEEVFFPNEQLPHNLPKTSSSLKLLQQVRDEAHRFAITFHRELRSKRTLQTELTEIEGIGKTKAEKLLKTFGSVAEVKKASAEALAEAVGKKAAERIFAHFQGKAD; encoded by the coding sequence ATGAATCAAGAATCACTTGAGCCGAATTCAGCAGCCGGTTCGCCAAACGAAAACGGCGAAACATCGGAGAAAAAGCTTTCGGAAGCACTTCAATTCAAATTGAAAAACCTGCCGACCTCACCCGGCGTGTATCAATTTAAAGATAAAGACGAGCGGGTGATTTATGTCGGCAAGGCGAAAAATTTGCGCGCTCGCGTGCAATCCTATTTCCGAAATTTGTCGGAGCATTCGGGAAAAACGCGCCTGCTCGTGCGCCGCATCATGGATTTGGAATTGATTTTGACCGGTACGGAAGTCGAGGCGCTCATTTTGGAAAACAACCTCATCAAGCAGCTCAAGCCGCGCTACAACATCAACCTCAAAGACGACAAAAGCTACCCCTATATTGTGGTCACGAACGAACCATTTCCGCGCGTTTTCCCAACGCGAAATGTCCGGCGCGACGGCTCAAAATATTACGGTCCCTATACCGAAACGCGCCAAATGCGAATGCTGCTCGACGCTATCAGCGAAATTTTTCAAGTGCGCAGTTGCAGTTTGAACATGACGGACGAAAACATTGCGGCGAGGAAATTCAAAGTTTGTTTGGATTATCATATCAAAAAATGTCTCGGTCCGTGCGAGGCGCTCCAAAGCCGCGAAGATTATGACGCGATGATTGACGAGGTGAAAAAGCTGCTACGCGGCAAAACCAAAGACATCGTCCGCTCACTCGAATCGCGCATGAAAAATTACGCGAAGGAACTGAAATTCGAATACGCCGCTGAAATCAAGCGGCAGCTTGAGGCGCTCGAGCGTTACTCGGCGCGGCAAAAAGTGCTCACAACGGACGAAATCGACCGCGATATTTTTGCCGTCGCCCGCGAAGGCGATGACGCTTGCGGCACGGTCTTCAAGGTGCGCGACGGGAAATTGCTCGGCTCGCAGCATTTTTATTTTTCAAATGTCGAGGACGAACCGATGGCAAACCTCGTCGGGCGGCTGCTTGAAAAATATTACTTGGAGACAACGGACATTTTGCCAAATGAAATTTTCACCGCCGAACAGCCCAGCAATCAAGACGCCATTGAGGCGCTGCTGCAAAAGCGCATGAGCGAAATAGGCGAGCAAAAGAAAGTTCATTTTGTGATTCCGCAAATTGGCGACAAGGCCAAGCTCGTGGACATGTGCGCGGCTAACGCTAAGCATTTGCTCAGCGAATATCAGCTTCAGAAGCAAAAGCGCGGTGAGGCCAAAGCCATTCCGCACGCCGTGCGCTCGCTCGAGCGGGACTTGCGCCTTGCAAAGCCGCCGCGCCGCATCGAATGTTTTGACAATTCAAATTTTCAAGGCACCGACCCCGTCGCGTCCATGATTTGCTTCGTCGATGGCAAGCCGAAAAAATCCGATTATCGACGATTTAAAATTAAGACCGTCGAGGGCGCAAACGATTTTGCCTCGATGGCCGAAATCATTGAGCGCCGCTACACCGGCTCGCTCGCCGAATCGCTCCCAATGCCCGATTTGATCGTCGTGGACGGCGGCAAAGGGCAGCTTTCGAGCGCGTATGCGGTGTTGCAAAAATCGGGCGTGGGCGTTCCGGTCATCGGCCTTGCCAAACGGTTGGAGGAAGTTTTTTTTCCAAATGAGCAACTGCCTCACAATTTGCCAAAAACCTCATCGTCGCTCAAGCTTTTGCAGCAAGTTCGAGACGAAGCGCATCGCTTTGCGATTACATTCCATCGAGAATTGCGCTCAAAACGCACGCTGCAAACCGAGCTAACAGAAATTGAAGGCATCGGAAAAACGAAGGCGGAAAAGTTGCTCAAGACGTTTGGGTCGGTGGCTGAGGTCAAAAAAGCATCGGCAGAAGCGCTTGCGGAGGCGGTCGGGAAAAAAGCAGCGGAGCGCATTTTTGCGCATTTTCAGGGAAAAGCCGATTAA
- a CDS encoding nitrilase-related carbon-nitrogen hydrolase, whose protein sequence is MPNALTLALIQFAPDFSDKKKNLSRIANLTKNIAADILVLPELCTTGYAFASKSQTAPLAESLDGETVRFFQALAKEKNALLVAGLIEKSGDEIYNAALICRPETERVAIYRKTHLFYKEPLAFDWGNSGFFTVKDEARDISIGVMICYDWRFPEVTRKLALAGADLVVCPSNLVTDVWRKVMPARAIENKVYVAIANRIGAERLGEETLQFSGESAIFHYNGATLAEAGKSTEQVIFAKIEPRKTRQKSINSENNIFSDRRDEFY, encoded by the coding sequence ATGCCAAACGCTTTAACACTCGCGCTGATTCAATTTGCGCCGGATTTTTCGGACAAGAAGAAAAATTTATCTCGGATTGCCAATTTAACCAAAAATATCGCTGCCGATATTTTGGTTTTGCCCGAGCTTTGCACCACGGGCTATGCGTTCGCGTCGAAATCGCAAACTGCGCCGCTGGCCGAATCGCTGGACGGCGAAACGGTTCGCTTTTTTCAAGCGCTTGCTAAAGAAAAAAACGCGCTGCTTGTGGCTGGATTGATTGAAAAATCGGGCGACGAAATTTATAACGCCGCGCTAATTTGCCGCCCCGAAACAGAGCGCGTGGCGATTTACCGAAAAACGCATTTGTTTTACAAAGAGCCGCTCGCATTTGATTGGGGAAATAGCGGATTTTTTACGGTGAAAGATGAGGCGCGAGATATTTCCATCGGCGTGATGATTTGCTACGATTGGCGATTCCCTGAAGTGACGCGCAAGCTCGCGCTCGCCGGCGCGGATTTGGTGGTTTGCCCGTCGAATTTGGTGACGGATGTTTGGCGAAAAGTCATGCCGGCGCGAGCGATTGAAAACAAGGTGTATGTGGCGATTGCCAATCGCATCGGAGCGGAACGGCTTGGTGAGGAAACGCTTCAATTTTCCGGCGAATCGGCGATTTTTCATTACAATGGCGCAACCCTCGCCGAAGCCGGAAAAAGCACTGAACAAGTTATTTTTGCCAAAATTGAGCCAAGAAAAACCCGCCAAAAATCCATCAATTCTGAGAATAATATTTTCTCTGACCGCCGCGATGAATTTTATTAA
- the sprA gene encoding cell surface protein SprA, producing MMFRVANSWPARILTVGMVFIFALTDALPIFAKIGLRSRFSNHLAELFSNEDCKTPAPLPPRIEPTMLKLYLAKDTSSYSADSPEEKFLAKAEPKNPTDSLVLAYEQASHLLSAKSLANPFHYPALFHEKPLASMNAFGRLGLFGFSLNHEALLQAPPDSNEFAGGPPPDSLRTENMGDAPPQSPNEKRKPGATAGSGSSAQVDTSSLSPQQKASLDSLNRLLDNPDVWHEQFRLKPKPQIAARPIDQTASPFFFKENSIQRQVDLDSLGQTLTITEQLDGYDVRTPIQVPFDLYRDLRLKAAIRSNFESLISEQTRFEQGDALEEVMGKLTKLKIYIPGGENSFFSTLFGPPTVSLQITGNIDIDASYSMTDTQNPTLVAAGTNVTQDPNFDQAVSLNLSGEIGDKLTILADWDTDRPFDYENQLSIKYQGYEDDIIQSIEAGNVSLTLPTSLISSSQALFGVKASTQLGGLSLTAIASQKQGKNQTLSISSGSEETEVEIRAWNYDYNQHFFLSNFFITNWDDAFSSTEPLIQVPTDDLGRQLGRVDVWVWKPSSTSTDRNAVAAFLYLGDQPSTNVSGDYSFPSEYYYKSDGTQLSLETIEEYRDTIPESADNKTVVVGNFQRLEEGTDYVLNTSLGYISFITQINDEDAIAVAYEFSKTGVDPITIGDFVDDDDVDKDKRLILKLVKPPNMTSEYLAWDLMLKNIYSLGATNVQEDGFELDIVYETPGNAQSETQVLPSSPELSSNLLNVLGLDRFDESNAVSYDGNFDYMEGLTINATRGWIIFPYIRPFSTRITEVLEAVGASATDFSYDKIYEDEQSSAKQDADKNLYIIRANYKSEAQSTYSLGFNLVEGSVVVTTSSGKLTEGVDYEVDYQLGTVSILNSNALQTGSNLSITYEQNELLTISSKTILGARAEYDFSDDFQVGSTFLRYSEEPLTEKIRVSDEPVQNSIYGFDTQFSTKINWLTKLVNALPLISTKTASEFTISAEYAHVLPSHPSELNTSTDPDGVSYIDDFDATKEVISLGKDFSSWSMASPPIFGDDNKTDTKEAKERLNQKALLAWYNYTQDNALLVTDIFPERDVASNEKTIIPLVLDYYPSKRGAYNFSSDLKTTLYENPDSAWGGMMRLLPQYARKLEESNVDFIEFWLKVDEIDGLSSDSGYLYIDLGTISEDVLPNGQLNTEDGMPLTSTEGTSSGQRDDDSRYGKDDYGRYLLSSATAFLVNSILNSDASNSSLTEDIGIDGLTDDEELSYEPFVEFVESATASLSGDANYQEELARIKADPSGDDYSPPDDYDVSEDYIGYNGVEGNSRTGIRVTSNLPETEDLNSNNVVDSQNEFFRYKIAIRPEIFQSISPEGKYVVGGGQSNDNFVQFRIPLDAPDDTVGSAPSLNSVSYVRIWVGGFKKPQRFEFASLDFIGSQWYAYPTSDPDENVAISAINIEENSANYALPPDVDRERDLSNTEETVYENEQSIVLTAYSVEPDTFRAISRDLTYGSSSLNLNPYKRLRAYVHGEYDPMDTRNDSLYAFIRFGYSETNNYYEYRIKIQNPTYKKAVSTPASSKEREALWPSENEIDIDLTSLSAYKLSTPDSITGLIQRTLDDGNELVIKGSPSLGSIRYFVLGLLNKGEYTVDTAAVWFNELRVSGYEESEGWAFKTSATLKLADFITMSGSYQKQTADFHSIYVRQNALSSQNETKSWSVSSTVNADKFLPVEDGWKIPVTAEHTEALSVPKYSPTQTDVLLEKLIERAIADTIANGATEEDAKRYGETLRTEAETYSVSNRLSMSSIQKANASDFWLSRYTLDRLTLSFNYTNSYSRSPTIKSYDVWSWQSSLNYGLQLPEFYIEPLGFLGAIPLIGIYKDFRLYYLPQTYALSVSMNRQRSQKEMRSESSTGSFSSTLLATRGLNFNYKLTETFNLKYTSQMTSSLNNYVYYIDSVQVDTVINNVDTTVTTAVSREVAGSATLDSVLNDISNFTLGNDKSFSQTVAMSWKPKMIAPLNWISLNLDYTSQYTWTNPTPDRVNTQGNTAKVVSNFKVQSTLNVKSVLETIGLRESSSSKAVVPDQSGIKRKMPPKQDGVETDTSQANQLFAVLKGIGLLASTLTQFDQVSMNFSQTNTKQNAGLTGTPGWLYFFPFDQISKADSTKTPASLGYQMGLGSYAGSHITGSSLQFTDQYAQTNTFTASTTWSPASNFRVSFSWSSSWSSNKQVVSTSDTVSQVTRTGSLSRTHISLFRDVNDFRKNLDSTITSSTLKLSRAFERNMEPTGLGRFAGNLFGLSAAGIELLPLPNWQISWSGLETLPILNLFAKTASLEHAYSSTYASSYTQSATVTEKQVQSATITEQISPLIGLNIGWYFGLSSLFSYTKSRSIQLSPSNNSISQTKSSQFSVTLSYQKQGFKIPLFGGTLNNNLGFAFTFAMADEETQTFTFDTEEDLPVSGTTRLSFEPRLSYDISSKVSSSIYWNYSHVMPKESGSSTYETTTQEVGFSFRISIGG from the coding sequence ATGATGTTCAGGGTTGCAAATTCTTGGCCTGCTCGCATACTAACGGTCGGCATGGTGTTTATTTTCGCGCTGACGGACGCGTTGCCGATTTTTGCCAAAATTGGTTTGCGAAGCCGATTTTCCAATCATTTAGCTGAGCTCTTTTCAAACGAAGATTGCAAAACGCCTGCGCCATTGCCGCCCAGAATTGAGCCGACCATGCTCAAGCTGTATTTGGCAAAAGACACGAGTTCTTATAGCGCAGACTCGCCAGAGGAGAAATTTTTAGCAAAAGCCGAACCGAAAAATCCCACCGACTCGCTTGTGCTGGCATATGAGCAGGCAAGCCATTTGCTTTCAGCAAAAAGTTTGGCAAATCCATTTCATTATCCGGCTCTTTTTCACGAGAAGCCTTTGGCAAGCATGAACGCTTTTGGGCGATTGGGACTTTTTGGGTTTTCATTAAATCACGAGGCGCTATTGCAAGCCCCACCGGATTCAAATGAATTTGCAGGCGGCCCGCCGCCGGATTCTTTACGTACGGAAAACATGGGTGACGCCCCGCCGCAAAGTCCGAATGAGAAGCGCAAGCCCGGCGCAACGGCAGGCAGCGGTTCAAGCGCTCAGGTAGACACAAGCAGCTTATCGCCGCAGCAAAAAGCGTCGCTCGATTCGTTGAACCGGCTTTTAGATAATCCTGACGTTTGGCACGAACAGTTTCGGCTGAAACCAAAACCTCAAATTGCAGCGCGTCCTATTGATCAAACCGCCTCCCCATTTTTCTTTAAGGAAAACAGCATTCAGCGTCAAGTCGATTTGGATTCGCTGGGGCAGACGCTCACAATTACAGAACAATTGGACGGCTATGATGTTCGAACGCCGATTCAAGTTCCGTTTGACCTCTACCGCGACTTGCGATTGAAAGCCGCCATCCGTAGCAATTTCGAGAGCCTCATTTCCGAACAAACGCGATTTGAACAAGGCGACGCGCTTGAAGAAGTGATGGGCAAACTGACAAAGCTAAAAATTTACATTCCTGGCGGCGAGAATTCATTTTTCTCGACGCTCTTTGGTCCGCCAACCGTAAGCCTGCAAATCACCGGAAATATTGATATCGACGCGTCGTACTCGATGACAGACACGCAAAACCCGACACTGGTGGCCGCTGGAACCAATGTGACACAAGATCCGAACTTCGACCAAGCCGTTAGTTTAAACTTATCAGGTGAAATTGGCGATAAACTAACCATTTTAGCTGATTGGGACACCGACCGCCCGTTTGATTATGAAAACCAACTGAGCATTAAGTATCAAGGCTATGAGGACGATATCATTCAATCCATTGAAGCGGGAAATGTCTCGCTGACGCTGCCAACATCGCTGATTAGCAGCAGCCAAGCGCTTTTTGGTGTGAAGGCAAGTACACAGCTCGGTGGCTTGTCGCTCACGGCTATTGCCTCGCAAAAACAAGGAAAAAACCAAACCCTATCCATTAGCAGCGGTTCTGAAGAAACGGAAGTCGAGATTCGTGCATGGAACTACGACTACAACCAGCACTTTTTCCTGAGCAATTTTTTTATCACAAATTGGGACGATGCGTTTTCAAGCACTGAGCCACTGATTCAAGTGCCAACCGATGATCTAGGTCGCCAGCTTGGCCGCGTTGATGTTTGGGTTTGGAAGCCATCGTCTACCAGCACTGACCGAAATGCGGTGGCGGCGTTTCTATACTTGGGCGATCAGCCAAGCACAAACGTGTCTGGTGATTATTCTTTTCCCAGTGAATATTACTACAAGTCGGATGGCACGCAGCTTAGCTTGGAAACAATCGAGGAATATCGAGATACCATTCCGGAATCAGCCGATAATAAAACCGTTGTCGTCGGTAATTTCCAGCGCCTTGAGGAAGGAACGGACTACGTTTTAAACACATCGCTCGGCTACATTTCATTTATCACCCAGATCAACGACGAAGACGCCATCGCGGTCGCCTACGAATTTTCGAAAACGGGCGTAGATCCAATTACGATTGGTGATTTTGTCGATGATGACGATGTGGATAAAGACAAGCGACTCATTTTAAAACTCGTGAAGCCGCCAAATATGACGTCGGAATATTTGGCTTGGGACTTGATGCTCAAAAATATCTATTCTCTTGGCGCAACCAATGTTCAGGAAGATGGATTCGAACTGGATATTGTGTATGAAACGCCAGGCAACGCGCAGTCTGAAACGCAGGTGCTTCCCTCGAGTCCAGAGCTTTCGAGCAACTTACTCAACGTGCTGGGGCTCGATCGATTTGACGAATCCAACGCGGTATCGTATGATGGTAATTTTGATTATATGGAAGGCCTTACCATTAACGCCACGCGCGGCTGGATTATTTTTCCCTATATCCGTCCTTTTTCAACACGAATCACGGAAGTGTTAGAAGCAGTTGGCGCCAGTGCTACGGATTTTTCCTATGACAAAATTTATGAGGATGAGCAGTCGTCGGCAAAGCAAGACGCCGATAAAAACCTTTATATCATTCGCGCCAATTATAAAAGTGAGGCGCAATCGACGTACAGCCTTGGATTTAACTTGGTCGAAGGAAGTGTGGTGGTTACAACCAGCTCTGGAAAGCTCACCGAAGGCGTCGATTATGAAGTGGACTATCAGCTGGGAACAGTGAGCATTTTAAATAGCAATGCGCTGCAAACCGGTTCTAATTTATCCATTACGTATGAGCAAAATGAGCTGTTAACCATTTCCTCTAAAACGATTCTGGGCGCGCGTGCCGAATATGATTTCAGCGACGATTTTCAAGTTGGCTCTACCTTTTTGCGATATAGCGAAGAGCCGCTCACCGAAAAAATTCGAGTGAGTGACGAACCGGTTCAAAATAGCATTTATGGATTTGATACCCAGTTCTCGACCAAAATCAATTGGCTGACCAAGTTAGTCAACGCATTGCCGCTGATTAGCACGAAAACCGCCTCCGAATTTACGATTAGCGCCGAATATGCGCATGTGTTGCCGAGCCATCCCAGCGAATTGAATACCAGTACCGACCCGGACGGCGTGAGCTACATCGATGACTTCGATGCTACCAAAGAAGTCATTTCGCTTGGGAAAGATTTTAGCTCCTGGTCTATGGCTTCTCCGCCGATTTTTGGAGACGATAATAAAACAGACACGAAAGAAGCCAAAGAGCGGCTCAATCAGAAGGCTTTGCTGGCTTGGTATAATTACACGCAAGATAACGCGCTGCTGGTAACGGATATTTTCCCCGAACGAGACGTGGCCAGTAACGAAAAAACAATCATTCCGCTCGTATTGGATTATTATCCAAGCAAGCGCGGTGCGTACAACTTTTCCTCAGATTTGAAAACGACGCTCTATGAAAATCCTGATAGCGCTTGGGGTGGAATGATGCGCCTTTTGCCGCAATATGCCCGAAAGCTTGAGGAATCCAACGTCGATTTCATAGAGTTTTGGTTGAAAGTAGATGAAATTGACGGCCTTAGCTCGGATTCCGGCTACTTGTATATTGATTTGGGAACGATCAGTGAAGATGTGTTGCCGAACGGTCAACTCAACACGGAAGACGGTATGCCGCTCACCAGCACAGAAGGCACCAGCTCCGGCCAGCGTGATGACGATTCCCGCTATGGAAAAGACGATTACGGGCGCTACTTACTCAGCTCTGCCACGGCTTTTCTGGTGAACTCGATTCTCAACAGCGATGCAAGCAACAGTAGCCTGACTGAAGACATTGGCATCGATGGCCTGACGGATGATGAGGAATTAAGCTATGAACCCTTTGTCGAATTTGTGGAGTCGGCTACGGCTTCACTGAGCGGCGACGCAAACTATCAGGAAGAACTGGCGCGCATTAAAGCTGATCCCAGCGGCGACGATTACAGCCCGCCTGACGATTATGATGTATCTGAAGATTATATCGGGTACAATGGCGTGGAAGGCAACTCGCGCACGGGCATCCGAGTTACAAGCAATTTGCCTGAAACCGAAGACTTGAACAGCAACAATGTGGTGGATTCGCAGAATGAATTTTTTCGCTACAAAATTGCAATTCGCCCAGAGATATTTCAATCGATTTCGCCTGAGGGAAAATATGTGGTGGGCGGCGGACAGAGCAACGACAATTTTGTGCAATTTCGAATTCCGTTAGATGCGCCTGACGACACGGTCGGTTCAGCTCCCAGTTTGAACAGCGTCTCTTACGTCCGAATTTGGGTTGGTGGATTTAAAAAGCCGCAGCGTTTTGAATTTGCATCGCTCGATTTTATTGGTTCGCAATGGTATGCTTATCCGACCAGCGATCCTGATGAAAACGTGGCAATTTCTGCCATCAACATCGAAGAAAACAGTGCCAATTACGCGCTTCCGCCAGATGTGGATCGCGAGCGCGACCTCTCTAATACGGAGGAAACGGTCTATGAAAACGAGCAATCCATTGTCCTAACGGCGTATAGTGTTGAACCCGATACATTTCGCGCCATTTCCCGTGACCTGACTTATGGCAGTAGCTCCTTAAACTTGAACCCATATAAGCGCCTTCGGGCTTACGTGCATGGCGAGTATGACCCAATGGATACGCGAAACGACAGCTTATATGCGTTTATCCGATTTGGCTACTCCGAAACGAACAACTACTACGAGTATCGAATTAAAATTCAAAATCCGACTTACAAAAAAGCGGTCAGCACACCCGCCAGCAGCAAAGAGCGAGAAGCTCTTTGGCCAAGCGAAAATGAGATCGACATCGATCTAACCAGCCTTTCTGCCTATAAACTGAGCACGCCAGACTCGATTACCGGACTCATTCAGCGAACGCTGGACGATGGCAATGAGCTGGTGATTAAAGGCAGTCCATCGTTAGGAAGTATTCGTTATTTCGTGTTAGGTCTTTTGAACAAAGGCGAGTACACGGTCGATACGGCGGCGGTTTGGTTCAATGAACTCAGGGTTTCGGGCTACGAAGAAAGTGAAGGCTGGGCGTTTAAGACAAGTGCGACGCTCAAGCTGGCGGATTTTATTACGATGAGCGGTTCTTATCAAAAGCAGACCGCGGATTTTCACTCAATTTACGTTCGGCAAAATGCGTTGAGCAGCCAAAACGAAACCAAATCATGGTCTGTTTCCTCAACGGTGAACGCGGATAAATTTTTGCCAGTGGAAGATGGCTGGAAAATTCCCGTTACGGCGGAGCATACCGAAGCGCTTTCTGTTCCGAAATATAGCCCGACCCAAACCGACGTGCTGTTGGAAAAATTAATTGAGCGCGCGATTGCCGATACGATCGCCAATGGTGCGACCGAAGAAGACGCCAAACGCTATGGCGAAACGCTCCGCACCGAAGCTGAAACCTATTCGGTTTCGAACCGCTTGAGCATGTCGAGTATTCAGAAAGCGAATGCGTCCGATTTTTGGCTAAGTCGCTACACGCTCGATCGGCTCACGCTCAGCTTTAATTACACGAATAGTTATTCGCGTTCGCCAACCATCAAATCCTACGATGTGTGGTCGTGGCAATCGAGTTTGAATTATGGTTTGCAGTTGCCGGAGTTTTACATTGAGCCGTTGGGCTTTTTAGGCGCAATTCCACTGATTGGGATTTATAAAGATTTTCGGCTGTATTATCTCCCACAAACGTATGCACTGAGCGTGAGCATGAATCGGCAGCGCTCACAAAAAGAAATGCGCAGTGAATCTTCAACGGGCTCATTTAGCAGCACGCTTTTGGCTACGCGCGGATTGAATTTCAATTACAAACTAACAGAGACGTTCAATTTGAAATATACTTCTCAAATGACGTCCAGCTTGAATAACTATGTCTACTATATCGATTCGGTGCAAGTCGATACGGTAATTAACAATGTGGATACGACCGTTACCACCGCTGTTTCGCGAGAGGTGGCCGGTTCAGCAACGCTGGACTCCGTTCTCAACGATATATCTAACTTCACGCTCGGCAACGACAAAAGCTTTTCTCAAACCGTTGCCATGAGCTGGAAGCCAAAAATGATTGCGCCACTGAATTGGATATCGCTGAACCTCGATTACACTTCCCAATACACCTGGACAAACCCAACGCCAGATCGTGTGAACACGCAAGGAAACACCGCAAAGGTGGTTTCGAATTTTAAAGTGCAATCGACGCTCAATGTGAAAAGCGTTTTGGAAACGATTGGGCTTCGGGAAAGTTCCAGCTCAAAAGCGGTTGTCCCCGATCAAAGTGGCATCAAGCGCAAAATGCCACCTAAGCAAGATGGTGTGGAAACGGACACTTCGCAAGCCAACCAGCTATTTGCTGTGCTTAAAGGCATTGGGTTGCTGGCGTCGACTTTGACGCAATTTGATCAAGTGAGCATGAACTTTTCACAGACCAACACCAAGCAAAATGCGGGCTTGACAGGCACGCCTGGATGGCTATACTTTTTCCCATTTGATCAAATTTCCAAAGCCGATTCAACGAAAACGCCGGCATCGCTCGGCTATCAAATGGGACTTGGCAGCTATGCGGGCAGCCACATTACAGGATCGTCGCTGCAATTTACCGATCAGTATGCGCAAACGAACACCTTCACGGCGTCAACCACATGGTCGCCAGCATCAAATTTTCGGGTATCGTTTTCGTGGAGTTCGAGTTGGAGTTCCAATAAGCAAGTGGTTTCAACAAGTGATACAGTCTCGCAGGTGACGCGCACGGGAAGCCTAAGCCGAACGCATATTTCGCTGTTTCGCGATGTCAATGACTTCCGAAAAAATCTGGATTCAACGATAACCTCGAGTACGCTAAAACTATCTCGGGCGTTTGAGCGGAATATGGAGCCAACCGGCTTGGGGCGTTTTGCCGGAAATCTTTTTGGGCTAAGCGCGGCGGGCATCGAGCTGTTGCCATTGCCCAATTGGCAAATTTCTTGGTCTGGGTTGGAGACGTTGCCGATTTTGAATCTGTTTGCAAAGACGGCTTCCTTGGAGCACGCCTACTCGTCAACTTATGCCAGTTCCTACACGCAGTCTGCAACCGTCACTGAAAAGCAAGTGCAAAGCGCCACGATTACTGAGCAAATCTCGCCACTCATTGGCCTCAACATTGGTTGGTATTTTGGCTTAAGCTCCCTTTTTAGTTATACCAAAAGCCGCAGCATTCAATTGAGCCCGAGCAATAATTCCATCTCGCAAACCAAAAGCTCTCAGTTTAGCGTCACACTCAGCTATCAAAAGCAAGGATTCAAAATTCCACTCTTTGGCGGCACGCTCAACAACAATTTGGGATTCGCTTTTACCTTTGCGATGGCTGATGAAGAAACGCAGACCTTCACATTCGACACGGAAGAAGATTTGCCCGTAAGCGGCACCACTCGCCTCAGCTTTGAACCGCGCCTCAGCTATGATATTAGCAGCAAGGTAAGTTCAAGTATTTATTGGAATTATAGTCATGTGATGCCCAAAGAATCCGGTAGCAGCACCTATGAAACCACAACACAAGAAGTTGGGTTTAGCTTTAGAATTTCCATCGGAGGATAA